The following are encoded in a window of Elusimicrobiota bacterium genomic DNA:
- a CDS encoding beta-galactosidase — MITNSGPKCFIMGFHYTLQYGRRTRIKVLNTVDIGGHIFEEWYERMHTYEELKKIADAGYNLLETHFLYGFGLKSEREEIERTKLFVENAHKAGIKVLGYFQFFSIQSETFFLDYPELQSMLQIDEYGKPYKYASTYDRNVLCFSYPEVQKYYLDGVELGLNYCDLDGIRLDNDYYKGCYCQRCLEQFREYLKETYSREKCKMVFGISSLEGVQFPSARNYICNDPLWMEMIKFRQIQRQKMIKLIRDKVKSTKEGAIFGGNPTIGRRSDQVSYVNIYIPDLGETHDLVCAENLLFPQSLRNSIRHQSEIYQHGNASGFKVYASHHHLNKNGSYRFPNDSNEVMLSLCEGLAFGGHCAASTWGMRLDNDGKSALYERPEYLNPQRDVAKFLEQHPGLYDNVKHASQAGIYYNRESITADFNHCWNSLQGLQQILLQNKIPFSFVYGEKPELLQNIDLLIVPDVRLMKNAELEALEKFLEGPKGGKIIFTGESCAHDEYFLKRKTGVLDNLKDNENALWLEDAPEKLDFKKGFDFRPNKWLLNTYYPPKAKKMVDAITKQLGLRKKLFTVKSKIFVTADIYKKDDIYFLHLLNYENNKKCNAEITWNGAYKNAEIFSPEKDVTVNINKKTKKIEVKNLKTYAVLKIGTEK, encoded by the coding sequence ATGATTACTAACAGCGGGCCAAAATGTTTTATCATGGGGTTTCATTATACTTTACAGTATGGGCGCAGGACAAGAATAAAGGTTTTGAATACAGTTGATATTGGCGGCCATATTTTTGAAGAGTGGTATGAAAGGATGCATACCTACGAAGAACTCAAAAAAATAGCAGATGCAGGCTATAACCTGCTGGAAACTCACTTTTTATACGGTTTCGGATTAAAAAGCGAGAGGGAAGAAATAGAACGCACTAAATTATTTGTGGAAAATGCGCATAAAGCTGGAATAAAAGTTCTGGGGTATTTCCAGTTTTTTTCAATTCAATCAGAAACTTTTTTTCTGGATTATCCTGAATTGCAATCAATGCTTCAGATAGATGAATACGGCAAACCTTACAAATACGCATCTACGTATGACCGGAATGTATTATGTTTCTCCTATCCCGAAGTACAAAAATACTATCTGGACGGCGTTGAACTTGGGTTAAATTACTGTGATTTAGACGGAATCCGCCTGGATAATGATTATTATAAAGGCTGTTATTGCCAGAGATGCCTGGAGCAGTTCAGGGAGTATCTTAAAGAAACATATTCCCGGGAAAAATGCAAAATGGTTTTTGGTATTTCTTCGCTGGAAGGTGTTCAATTTCCTTCAGCCCGGAATTATATATGTAACGATCCCCTGTGGATGGAGATGATAAAGTTCCGCCAGATACAGCGCCAGAAGATGATAAAATTAATACGCGATAAAGTAAAAAGTACAAAGGAAGGCGCAATTTTTGGCGGCAACCCTACCATAGGCAGAAGATCCGACCAGGTATCTTATGTGAATATTTACATACCGGATCTTGGCGAAACACACGATTTAGTCTGCGCAGAAAATCTTCTCTTCCCTCAAAGCCTGAGAAATTCCATACGGCATCAATCGGAAATTTACCAGCACGGCAATGCCAGTGGTTTCAAGGTATATGCCTCGCACCATCATTTAAACAAAAACGGCAGTTACAGGTTTCCCAATGACAGCAATGAAGTAATGTTATCATTATGCGAAGGCCTGGCGTTCGGCGGGCATTGTGCTGCTTCAACCTGGGGAATGCGCCTGGATAACGATGGGAAGTCTGCGCTATACGAACGCCCGGAATACTTGAACCCTCAAAGAGATGTGGCTAAGTTTTTAGAACAGCATCCTGGTTTATATGATAATGTAAAACATGCTTCCCAGGCAGGCATATATTATAACAGGGAAAGCATAACGGCTGATTTTAACCATTGCTGGAATTCCTTGCAGGGCTTACAGCAAATTCTGTTGCAAAATAAAATTCCTTTTTCTTTCGTTTATGGAGAAAAGCCTGAATTGCTTCAAAATATAGATTTGTTGATTGTTCCTGATGTCCGCTTGATGAAAAATGCGGAGTTGGAAGCATTAGAAAAATTCCTGGAAGGCCCGAAAGGCGGGAAAATTATTTTTACCGGTGAATCTTGTGCTCATGATGAATATTTTCTTAAAAGAAAAACCGGTGTGTTGGATAACTTGAAGGATAATGAAAATGCTTTATGGCTTGAGGATGCGCCCGAAAAGCTGGATTTTAAAAAAGGGTTCGATTTCAGGCCGAATAAATGGCTGTTGAATACGTACTATCCGCCAAAAGCAAAAAAAATGGTTGATGCAATTACAAAACAGCTGGGCCTTCGGAAAAAGTTATTTACGGTTAAGTCAAAAATATTTGTTACAGCCGACATTTACAAAAAAGACGATATTTACTTTTTGCATCTGTTAAATTACGAAAACAATAAAAAGTGCAATGCAGAAATAACCTGGAACGGAGCTTATAAAAACGCGGAGATATTTTCTCCGGAAAAGGATGTTACAGTAAATATAAACAAAAAAACCAAAAAAATAGAAGTCAAAAATTTAAAAACTTATGCGGTATTAAAAATTGGCACGGAGAAATAA
- a CDS encoding YggS family pyridoxal phosphate-dependent enzyme: MVISDNLNQIREKIAKSAQKTGRKVDEITLVAVTKTVEIDKIEELIGLGVKNIGENRIQSATTKFEALSSASKTDCLPLNTSWHMIGHLQSNKAKKAVELFDFIQSVDSPNLAKEINKQAQKLKKNIKCLIEIKVSEEPSKFGIFEDNIKALLDIIPELKNVVFCGIMTMAPFFEDPEKARPYFNKAKRTMDDIKHLLNEPYSKTPILSMGMSNDFEAAIEEGSNMVRIGTALYK, translated from the coding sequence ATAGTGATTAGTGATAATCTTAACCAAATACGCGAAAAAATAGCTAAATCTGCTCAAAAAACAGGTAGGAAAGTAGATGAAATCACACTTGTCGCTGTCACTAAGACGGTAGAAATTGACAAAATTGAAGAATTAATAGGCCTTGGTGTTAAAAATATTGGGGAGAATCGTATTCAGTCCGCAACTACAAAATTTGAAGCGCTTTCTTCGGCTTCGAAGACTGATTGCCTTCCGCTAAACACCAGCTGGCACATGATAGGCCACTTGCAATCAAATAAGGCAAAAAAAGCCGTAGAATTGTTTGATTTTATACAATCTGTTGACAGCCCGAACCTGGCAAAAGAGATAAATAAACAAGCACAAAAGTTAAAGAAAAACATTAAGTGTCTAATTGAAATTAAAGTATCTGAAGAACCATCAAAATTCGGTATTTTTGAAGATAATATTAAAGCATTACTTGATATTATTCCTGAGCTAAAAAACGTCGTTTTTTGCGGAATAATGACAATGGCTCCATTTTTCGAAGATCCTGAAAAAGCAAGGCCATACTTTAACAAAGCAAAAAGAACGATGGATGACATCAAGCACTTGTTAAATGAACCTTATTCAAAGACCCCGATTCTTTCAATGGGCATGTCGAACGACTTTGAAGCGGCAATTGAAGAAGGCTCAAATATGGTTAGAATCGGCACAGCGCTTTATAAATGA
- a CDS encoding pyrroline-5-carboxylate reductase: MKTDKILFLGAGNMAESIISGLINSNSFLKHRITATDIRKERLSYLSKKYGISISPKNIGSYDILVIAVKPQQMPDLLAGLSGKITKKQTVVSVAAGISTSFIEKFLGKVPVIRTMPNTPVFVREGMAALCAGKYASKNNSNRAATLFSCAGKTIVLSEKHFDTVTSISGSGPAYLFYFAESMIKAAEKMGLDKTTAKTLVIQTLFGASKMLRSSGEAPELLRQRVTSPGGTTEQAIKYFEAKKLKTIVLEAVKCAKKRSKELTK; encoded by the coding sequence ATGAAAACTGACAAAATACTCTTTTTAGGCGCCGGGAACATGGCAGAATCGATTATTTCCGGACTCATTAATTCAAACAGCTTTTTGAAACACAGGATAACTGCAACAGATATCAGAAAAGAGAGATTAAGCTATCTTTCAAAAAAGTATGGGATATCCATTTCTCCAAAAAACATTGGTTCGTACGACATCCTAGTGATTGCAGTTAAACCTCAACAAATGCCTGATTTACTGGCTGGACTATCCGGTAAAATAACAAAAAAACAGACTGTTGTTTCAGTAGCCGCAGGGATAAGCACCTCATTTATTGAAAAATTTCTTGGCAAAGTGCCGGTTATCCGCACAATGCCGAATACGCCGGTATTCGTAAGAGAAGGCATGGCGGCTCTTTGTGCCGGCAAATACGCATCCAAAAATAATTCAAATCGTGCGGCCACCCTATTTAGTTGTGCGGGTAAAACAATAGTTTTGTCTGAGAAACACTTTGATACGGTTACTTCAATTTCAGGATCAGGCCCGGCTTACTTGTTTTATTTTGCTGAGTCAATGATAAAAGCTGCTGAAAAGATGGGGTTAGACAAAACCACAGCCAAAACTCTTGTTATACAGACTTTATTCGGCGCAAGCAAAATGTTAAGAAGCTCTGGCGAAGCGCCAGAACTTCTCAGGCAGAGAGTAACTTCGCCCGGCGGAACAACCGAGCAGGCGATTAAATATTTTGAAGCAAAAAAATTGAAAACTATAGTTCTTGAAGCCGTTAAATGCGCAAAAAAACGCTCAAAAGAACTTACAAAATAG
- a CDS encoding YggU family protein encodes MIIKVRVIPNSKKTEIVSRLGSILRVKIHAPAVEDKANKLLIKFLAEFFEVKQSKIFLRRGHRGREKIIEIEGRSEEELHQSLETIP; translated from the coding sequence ATGATTATCAAAGTCCGCGTGATACCAAATTCAAAGAAAACGGAGATTGTATCACGGCTTGGTTCTATCCTCAGGGTTAAAATTCATGCTCCTGCCGTGGAAGACAAGGCAAACAAACTGCTGATTAAATTTCTAGCAGAGTTTTTTGAAGTGAAACAATCGAAAATTTTCCTAAGGCGCGGCCATCGCGGCAGAGAAAAAATTATCGAAATAGAAGGCCGCAGCGAAGAAGAACTGCATCAATCGCTCGAAACCATTCCGTAA
- the mtnA gene encoding S-methyl-5-thioribose-1-phosphate isomerase, with translation MRPFYWKNSNLFLIDQKQLPQDIIYVRAGNHQQAAAAIKNMVVRGAPAIGITAAFGMALACNEKKFKNTAELLKYTFKAGEALKKSRPTAVNLSWAVERMKEKISEFIAIAPEKFKTEKEKITFVQKSAEKEALNIWAEDIEMNKKISKFGAKLFKKNTNVITHCNAGALATGGIGTAVGVITEAYRQKKVKMVYADETRPYLQGARLTTWEFKQQNIPVTLITDNMAGYIMKTENVKAIVVGADRITTNGDTANKIGTYSLSILAKYHNVPFYVAAPGSTIDTGKKTGREIPIEERSWDEVTNIGDKCIAPKNIKVRHPAFDVTPSKLITAIITEKGVFRYPYNFK, from the coding sequence ATTAGGCCTTTTTACTGGAAAAATTCTAACTTGTTCCTGATTGATCAGAAACAATTGCCTCAGGATATAATTTACGTCAGGGCAGGAAACCATCAGCAGGCCGCAGCCGCCATCAAAAATATGGTAGTCAGGGGCGCTCCGGCTATCGGCATAACCGCCGCTTTCGGCATGGCTCTGGCTTGTAATGAAAAAAAATTCAAAAATACCGCTGAACTTTTAAAATATACGTTTAAAGCCGGTGAAGCGTTAAAGAAATCCAGGCCCACTGCTGTAAACCTTTCCTGGGCCGTTGAGAGGATGAAAGAAAAAATTTCGGAATTCATAGCAATTGCACCCGAAAAGTTCAAAACAGAAAAAGAAAAAATCACATTCGTGCAAAAATCTGCCGAGAAAGAAGCGCTTAATATCTGGGCGGAAGATATAGAAATGAACAAGAAAATAAGTAAATTCGGCGCAAAACTATTCAAAAAAAATACAAACGTAATTACCCACTGCAATGCCGGGGCGCTGGCAACCGGGGGTATCGGCACGGCAGTCGGAGTAATAACTGAAGCCTACAGGCAGAAAAAAGTAAAAATGGTTTACGCTGATGAAACCAGGCCTTACCTGCAGGGCGCCAGGTTAACCACCTGGGAATTTAAACAACAGAATATTCCCGTTACATTGATAACCGACAACATGGCCGGCTATATCATGAAAACCGAAAATGTAAAAGCCATTGTCGTAGGCGCTGACAGAATCACAACAAATGGCGATACAGCTAATAAAATTGGCACGTATTCGCTTTCCATACTTGCAAAATACCACAACGTTCCTTTTTATGTTGCAGCACCCGGTTCAACAATCGACACAGGTAAGAAAACAGGAAGAGAAATACCTATAGAAGAACGTTCCTGGGACGAAGTTACAAACATAGGAGATAAATGCATTGCTCCAAAAAATATAAAAGTCCGCCATCCTGCATTTGATGTTACACCCTCGAAATTGATAACTGCAATAATAACCGAAAAAGGCGTCTTTAGATATCCTTACAATTTCAAATAA
- the tilS gene encoding tRNA lysidine(34) synthetase TilS: protein MKLIYEKFLAHVRENQLIKPTDKILAAVSCGPDSVCMLNLLLTLRKKLGFNLGIAYINHNLRPNEVKNEVKFILKTGVNLKLPVYIESVRIKKSKSGVESEARKVRYGALAEIANHNGYNVIATGHTLDDLAETVLLNLVRSRCEEGITAIPVKRQLTGKDILIIRPLLSLKKQEILAYLKDRHIKYCFDSSNKDVNFSRNLIRHEILPKLLKINRQVFEHFANLSKYSDLKETYFDKIAETAQKAAVRLNYNYVTLDLKTFFKYNPYLRWKLLKSILSKLNIQDYSKSIQEIFQFLASAKGGKNKIILKNISIERKGDDLVFKKTQK, encoded by the coding sequence ATGAAACTAATCTACGAAAAATTCCTGGCACACGTTCGTGAAAACCAACTCATCAAACCTACAGACAAAATTCTGGCGGCCGTTTCCTGCGGGCCTGATTCCGTCTGCATGCTTAACCTGCTTTTAACTCTCAGGAAAAAACTCGGCTTTAACCTGGGAATTGCCTATATTAACCATAACCTAAGGCCGAATGAAGTAAAAAATGAAGTAAAATTTATTTTAAAAACCGGCGTTAATTTAAAATTGCCTGTTTACATCGAAAGTGTCAGGATAAAAAAATCCAAATCCGGGGTAGAATCTGAAGCCAGAAAAGTAAGATACGGCGCGTTGGCCGAAATCGCAAATCATAACGGCTATAACGTAATCGCAACAGGGCACACTCTGGACGATCTTGCTGAAACAGTTTTGTTAAACCTCGTAAGGTCCAGGTGCGAGGAGGGAATAACAGCAATTCCCGTAAAAAGACAGCTCACCGGCAAGGATATTCTAATAATCCGGCCCCTGCTTTCTTTAAAAAAACAGGAAATCCTTGCCTACTTAAAAGACAGGCACATTAAATACTGCTTTGACAGCTCCAATAAAGATGTAAATTTCTCCAGAAATTTAATCAGGCACGAGATTTTACCAAAACTTTTAAAAATTAACCGGCAGGTATTCGAACATTTTGCAAACCTTTCAAAATATTCAGATTTAAAAGAAACCTATTTTGATAAAATTGCCGAAACAGCTCAAAAAGCCGCGGTTAGGCTTAATTATAATTACGTAACGCTTGATTTAAAAACGTTTTTTAAGTATAATCCATACCTGAGATGGAAACTTCTGAAAAGCATCCTGTCTAAATTAAACATTCAGGACTATTCAAAATCCATTCAAGAGATATTTCAGTTTTTGGCTTCCGCCAAAGGCGGCAAGAACAAAATAATACTGAAAAATATTTCAATCGAACGAAAAGGGGACGATCTTGTTTTTAAGAAAACACAAAAATGA
- the ftsH gene encoding ATP-dependent zinc metalloprotease FtsH: MKNKNVFKGLFIWVLVFFGLFMLLKPLSMMQAEEEIPYSQFRVLIKNNQIKDVKIKSDLIRGAYLSDKGKEVLFKTLPVNDPKLVEELEANNVKYSAENEHTLLIAILSNVGWIILFVALYYFVMRQMQGGGKQVLAFGRSKAKMQGVKKTKVTFADVAGCDEAKEELKEIIEFLKDPAKFQKLGGKIPKGVILYGAPGTGKTMLAKAVAGEAGVPFFSSSGSEFVEMFVGVGASRVRDLFEQGRKSAPCLLFIDELDAVGRHRFSGIGGGHDEREQTLNQLLVEMDGFDTKEGVILIAATNRPDVLDPALMRPGRFDRHVVVPTPDLKGRQQILEVHAKNIKFEKAVDLNVIARRTPGFVGADLANLVNEAALLAARKNKTGVEMTELEEAIDRVIAGPERKSRMISDREKKIIAYHESGHALIAKLIPESDPVHKVSIIPRGPALGYTLQLPIEDRYLVTKTEILARLAAMLGGRMAEILVFNEQTTGSQNDLIKATEIATKMVCEYGMSQKLGSLTLRKREEETFLGRDIVQRERQYSENTAQIIDEEIKRIISECEGRAKNLLEQNMGTLKRLAEKLIEKEILDSEEVEKIIKGEEITNGTTQTAN; encoded by the coding sequence ATGAAAAATAAAAATGTTTTTAAAGGGCTTTTCATCTGGGTATTGGTTTTCTTCGGGCTTTTTATGCTTCTAAAACCGTTATCAATGATGCAGGCAGAAGAAGAAATCCCCTATTCACAATTCAGGGTTCTAATAAAAAACAATCAGATTAAAGACGTAAAAATAAAGAGCGACCTCATCAGGGGCGCCTATCTTTCGGACAAAGGCAAGGAAGTTTTATTCAAAACCTTGCCCGTAAACGACCCAAAACTTGTAGAAGAACTTGAAGCAAACAATGTAAAATATTCCGCTGAAAATGAGCATACTTTGTTGATTGCAATTTTAAGCAATGTCGGCTGGATAATACTGTTTGTTGCTCTCTACTATTTTGTTATGCGCCAGATGCAGGGCGGGGGCAAGCAGGTGCTTGCATTCGGAAGAAGCAAAGCAAAAATGCAGGGCGTTAAGAAAACCAAAGTTACTTTCGCCGATGTTGCAGGATGCGATGAAGCGAAGGAAGAACTTAAAGAAATAATTGAGTTTTTAAAAGACCCGGCAAAGTTTCAAAAGCTGGGAGGGAAAATACCCAAAGGCGTAATTTTATACGGAGCGCCGGGTACCGGAAAAACTATGCTTGCAAAAGCAGTTGCCGGCGAGGCCGGTGTTCCCTTCTTCTCATCAAGCGGAAGTGAATTTGTTGAAATGTTTGTAGGTGTAGGCGCCAGCCGGGTAAGAGACCTTTTTGAACAAGGCCGCAAAAGCGCGCCCTGCCTGCTTTTTATCGACGAGCTTGACGCAGTCGGCAGGCACAGGTTCTCCGGTATCGGCGGAGGCCACGATGAAAGGGAACAGACATTAAACCAACTGCTTGTAGAAATGGACGGTTTTGACACAAAAGAAGGTGTAATTCTTATTGCCGCAACAAACAGGCCTGATGTACTGGATCCGGCATTGATGAGGCCCGGCAGGTTTGACCGCCATGTAGTTGTTCCGACACCCGACCTCAAAGGCAGGCAGCAAATCCTGGAAGTTCACGCAAAAAACATAAAATTTGAAAAAGCTGTCGACCTGAACGTTATTGCAAGAAGGACACCCGGATTTGTGGGCGCTGACCTGGCGAATCTTGTAAATGAAGCGGCGCTATTAGCCGCAAGAAAAAATAAAACCGGCGTTGAAATGACCGAGCTTGAAGAAGCCATTGACAGGGTAATTGCCGGGCCGGAAAGAAAATCCAGAATGATTTCAGACAGAGAAAAAAAGATCATAGCCTACCACGAATCAGGGCACGCCTTGATTGCAAAACTTATTCCGGAATCAGACCCGGTACATAAAGTTTCAATAATCCCAAGAGGACCCGCTCTGGGCTACACGCTGCAGCTGCCGATTGAAGACAGGTATCTGGTAACAAAAACTGAAATACTTGCACGGCTGGCTGCTATGCTTGGCGGAAGAATGGCCGAAATACTTGTATTCAACGAACAAACTACAGGGTCGCAGAATGACCTGATAAAAGCAACAGAAATAGCCACAAAAATGGTTTGTGAATACGGAATGAGCCAGAAGCTCGGTTCTCTTACGTTAAGAAAACGCGAAGAAGAAACTTTCCTGGGCAGGGACATTGTTCAGAGAGAACGCCAATATTCCGAAAATACCGCCCAAATCATCGATGAAGAAATAAAGAGAATAATTTCTGAATGCGAAGGCAGGGCAAAAAACCTGCTTGAGCAGAACATGGGAACATTAAAACGATTGGCTGAAAAATTAATTGAAAAAGAAATTCTGGACTCTGAAGAAGTCGAAAAAATAATTAAGGGTGAAGAAATAACAAATGGAACAACGCAAACAGCAAATTGA
- the folE gene encoding GTP cyclohydrolase I FolE, with amino-acid sequence MEQRKQQIDKPRVAKAIRELLIAIGENPDREGLKDTPKRVSNFYVEALSGQSQKAEEVLSIYYEEEQYDEIVLIKNIPFYSLCEHHLLPFYGKIHIAYIPHKKRLLGISKLARLVEMYSRRLQLQERITKHIADTLVKLAKPLGVLVIAEAEHLCFSMRGVKKPGTTIVTSAVRGTFLKDAKTRAEALSLIKK; translated from the coding sequence ATGGAACAACGCAAACAGCAAATTGATAAGCCCAGAGTGGCAAAAGCTATAAGAGAACTGCTCATCGCCATAGGCGAAAATCCTGACAGAGAGGGATTAAAAGACACGCCGAAACGCGTAAGCAATTTCTATGTTGAAGCCCTAAGCGGGCAATCCCAGAAAGCCGAAGAAGTACTTTCAATCTACTACGAAGAAGAACAATATGACGAAATAGTCCTGATAAAAAATATTCCTTTCTACTCGCTGTGCGAGCATCACCTTCTGCCTTTCTACGGTAAAATTCATATTGCTTATATACCTCATAAAAAACGCCTGTTGGGAATTTCAAAACTTGCCCGGCTGGTAGAAATGTATTCAAGAAGGCTGCAACTTCAGGAAAGGATAACAAAACACATTGCTGATACGCTTGTGAAACTCGCAAAACCCTTGGGAGTACTCGTAATCGCAGAGGCGGAGCATCTTTGTTTTTCCATGAGAGGCGTAAAGAAACCAGGCACAACAATTGTGACATCCGCAGTAAGAGGCACTTTCTTGAAAGACGCAAAAACCAGGGCTGAAGCATTGAGTTTAATCAAGAAATGA
- the folP gene encoding dihydropteroate synthase, with the protein MTLNDLLNSDRPLIMGVLNVTPDSFFDGGKYNLLDNALNHSQEMVAQGADIIDIGGESTRPGAEAVDENEEIKRIVPVIERIAKQFKDTIISVDTYKSSVANAAIDSGAAVVNDISGLTFSAGMAKLVSERNVHVIIMHIKGTPKNMQLNPAYTNVSREINDFFHKRIDYAATAGIKKEKILIDPGIGFGKTTQHNLEIMSNLKNFNTTGCPLVLGTSRKSFIGKILVSEDSPLPASERLYGSLAACAWAFTSSVKVLRVHDVKETKQFLKVLETITKTKNERVLA; encoded by the coding sequence ATGACATTAAATGATCTTTTAAATTCTGACAGGCCTTTAATTATGGGAGTCTTGAATGTAACCCCCGATTCATTTTTTGACGGTGGAAAATATAATTTGTTGGACAATGCTCTCAATCATTCCCAGGAAATGGTCGCGCAAGGCGCGGATATCATTGATATCGGCGGCGAATCCACCAGGCCCGGCGCAGAAGCTGTTGATGAAAATGAGGAAATCAAAAGGATTGTTCCGGTTATAGAACGAATTGCCAAACAATTCAAAGATACGATAATTTCCGTAGACACCTATAAATCATCAGTAGCGAATGCTGCCATTGACTCTGGGGCTGCGGTTGTAAACGACATATCCGGCCTGACTTTCAGCGCCGGCATGGCGAAACTTGTTTCTGAAAGAAACGTGCACGTAATAATCATGCACATTAAAGGAACTCCGAAAAATATGCAGCTGAATCCGGCATATACAAATGTTTCCAGGGAGATTAACGATTTTTTTCATAAAAGAATTGATTACGCAGCAACTGCCGGGATAAAAAAAGAAAAAATCCTGATTGACCCTGGGATTGGTTTTGGAAAAACGACACAACACAATCTGGAAATAATGAGTAACTTAAAAAACTTCAACACAACCGGTTGCCCTTTAGTTTTGGGAACCTCAAGAAAATCGTTTATTGGAAAAATACTCGTGTCGGAAGACAGCCCTCTCCCAGCCAGCGAAAGGCTTTACGGAAGCCTTGCTGCCTGTGCCTGGGCTTTCACCAGCTCAGTTAAAGTTTTGCGAGTGCACGACGTGAAAGAAACAAAACAATTTTTAAAAGTGCTTGAAACAATAACAAAAACAAAGAATGAAAGAGTATTGGCATGA
- the cdaA gene encoding diadenylate cyclase CdaA produces MSLIWNNYIVNIVDILLVSWIFYKIILLIKGTRAVQILLGFVILALLTIFVGQMAHFKTLSWLLEKFWIAAPIIVAIVFQPELRQVLAKIGGEPLKRIFIKSELKVVKEIAQAVKEMSQKRIGALIAIEQEIGLKNYIETGTLINGDVSNELLLSIFYPKSILHDGAVIIEHSRLTSAGCIFPVSDNPVASKMIGTRHRAALGISEISDAIVIVVSEETGDISLALEGKLEQNINPDDLHKKLSDIYRKKLEKTFIPNNKKASNA; encoded by the coding sequence ATGAGCCTGATCTGGAATAACTACATAGTAAATATTGTAGACATTTTGTTAGTGAGCTGGATTTTTTATAAAATAATCCTGCTAATAAAGGGTACCAGGGCGGTACAAATACTCCTGGGTTTTGTCATACTTGCTTTGCTGACAATTTTTGTGGGGCAAATGGCCCATTTTAAAACTTTAAGCTGGCTCCTTGAAAAATTCTGGATTGCCGCGCCAATAATTGTTGCAATCGTATTTCAGCCGGAATTAAGGCAGGTACTTGCGAAAATAGGCGGCGAGCCGCTTAAAAGAATATTCATCAAAAGTGAACTTAAAGTTGTTAAAGAGATTGCCCAGGCCGTAAAAGAAATGTCGCAGAAAAGAATCGGCGCATTGATAGCCATCGAACAGGAAATCGGCCTTAAGAATTATATTGAAACAGGAACCCTGATAAACGGGGATGTAAGCAACGAATTGCTTTTAAGCATATTTTACCCAAAATCTATTCTGCATGACGGCGCTGTTATTATCGAGCATTCCAGGCTTACTTCAGCCGGCTGTATTTTTCCTGTAAGCGACAACCCCGTGGCATCAAAGATGATAGGCACCAGGCACCGCGCAGCGCTGGGAATATCTGAAATTTCTGATGCTATCGTTATTGTAGTTTCCGAAGAAACCGGGGATATTTCTCTGGCGCTCGAAGGCAAACTTGAACAAAACATAAATCCTGACGATTTACATAAGAAACTCAGCGACATTTACAGAAAAAAACTGGAAAAAACTTTTATTCCAAATAACAAGAAGGCTTCCAATGCTTGA
- a CDS encoding pyridoxine 5'-phosphate synthase, whose amino-acid sequence MVKLGVNIDHIATLRQARKAGFPEPIYAAGICESAGADGITVHLREDRRHIQDSDVVLLRKKLKIPLNLEMSVAEAIVKFALKIRPDEVCLVPEKREELTTEGGLDVFSQKERIKKVVSRLKSKGIVVSLFIDPDKKQVEAAKIVGADCVELHTGKYAECAKMKNIKMELKKIRQAAELAIELGLVLNAGHGLDYKNVKPIARLPNMNTLNIGFSIVAQAVFTGLYKAVKEMKELI is encoded by the coding sequence ATGGTAAAACTAGGCGTAAATATCGACCATATTGCAACTTTACGGCAGGCAAGGAAAGCGGGTTTTCCTGAACCGATTTATGCTGCGGGTATATGCGAATCTGCTGGCGCGGATGGTATAACCGTACATTTAAGGGAAGACCGGAGGCATATTCAGGACAGTGATGTAGTTCTGTTAAGAAAAAAATTGAAAATACCTCTTAATCTTGAGATGTCTGTTGCGGAAGCAATAGTAAAATTCGCATTAAAAATCAGGCCGGATGAAGTTTGCCTGGTCCCAGAGAAGAGAGAGGAATTAACTACTGAAGGCGGCCTGGATGTGTTTTCCCAAAAAGAGAGAATAAAAAAAGTCGTTTCAAGGCTCAAATCAAAAGGCATTGTAGTAAGCCTGTTTATTGACCCGGACAAAAAACAGGTTGAAGCAGCCAAAATAGTTGGAGCCGATTGTGTTGAACTGCATACCGGCAAATATGCCGAATGCGCAAAAATGAAAAACATTAAGATGGAACTTAAAAAAATCCGCCAGGCGGCCGAGCTTGCGATAGAGCTCGGGCTGGTTTTAAATGCAGGCCACGGGCTGGACTATAAAAACGTAAAACCGATTGCAAGGCTGCCCAATATGAATACTTTGAATATTGGCTTTTCTATAGTAGCGCAGGCTGTATTTACAGGGCTTTACAAAGCAGTCAAAGAAATGAAAGAATTAATTTAA